A DNA window from Deinococcus gobiensis I-0 contains the following coding sequences:
- a CDS encoding SMI1/KNR4 family protein: MRDIDVTDSEQPVTTAELDHFEQEHNLIIPEVYRAFLLEHNGGSPSPENFKVEMEPRPHTRRSQTKLFGTAVEFFLSLDAEDVSISALWPYVTEGRLQSGMFPIAYCGGDLLCISTRENTLHQIFYWFSEEEYDAQAEGDRNLYFVASSFDTFLDKLYD; this comes from the coding sequence ATGCGCGATATTGATGTCACCGACAGTGAACAGCCAGTAACCACCGCTGAGCTAGACCACTTTGAGCAGGAGCACAACCTCATCATCCCAGAGGTCTATCGGGCGTTCCTCCTCGAGCACAACGGCGGCTCCCCCAGCCCGGAGAACTTCAAGGTGGAGATGGAACCCCGCCCCCACACTCGCCGCAGCCAGACTAAGTTGTTTGGTACAGCAGTGGAATTCTTCCTTTCCCTAGATGCGGAGGACGTTAGCATTAGCGCCCTGTGGCCCTATGTCACAGAAGGACGCCTGCAGTCTGGAATGTTCCCCATTGCCTACTGCGGCGGCGACCTATTGTGCATCTCTACTCGCGAGAACACACTCCACCAGATTTTCTACTGGTTCAGCGAGGAAGAATACGATGCGCAGGCTGAAGGGGATCGAAACCTTTACTTCGTGGCATCCTCATTTGATACGTTTTTAGACAAGCTGTACGATTAA
- a CDS encoding SMI1/KNR4 family protein — translation MEIWEQDSGRALGSQEHLRTIEDTVGQPFPTDYLHVLQTHNAAYFERQEFPVVTPDGPEDKSVAVLLNADGDEMDAESVLSQWRTLQDEHGLEPHVVPFGMDGGGNLVCFDFSAGGEPAVVYWQHDETWSPLPVAESFAAFLQQLS, via the coding sequence ATGGAAATCTGGGAACAAGACAGCGGCAGAGCACTCGGCAGTCAGGAGCACCTGCGAACTATTGAGGACACCGTGGGTCAGCCGTTCCCGACCGACTATCTGCACGTCCTTCAGACCCACAACGCGGCCTACTTTGAACGGCAGGAGTTCCCAGTGGTCACGCCGGACGGCCCGGAGGACAAGAGTGTGGCCGTCCTGCTGAACGCGGACGGCGATGAGATGGACGCCGAGAGCGTGCTGAGCCAGTGGCGCACCTTGCAGGACGAGCATGGGCTGGAACCGCACGTCGTCCCGTTCGGCATGGATGGGGGCGGGAATCTGGTGTGCTTCGACTTCTCGGCCGGGGGCGAACCGGCGGTCGTGTACTGGCAGCATGACGAGACGTGGTCACCGCTTCCGGTGGCAGAAAGCTTCGCGGCTTTCTTGCAGCAGCTCAGCTGA
- a CDS encoding XRE family transcriptional regulator, with the protein MKHAPRAKHLGSRFDDFLAEEGLLAEVDAVAQKRVIVFQLEQELQRRGWTRAELADRLGTPGPVVERLLDPEDLTVDLQLLGQAADLLGERLSITLR; encoded by the coding sequence GTGAAACATGCTCCCCGGGCAAAACACCTCGGTAGCCGCTTTGACGACTTCCTGGCTGAGGAGGGCCTTCTTGCTGAAGTCGACGCGGTGGCGCAGAAACGTGTCATCGTCTTCCAGCTGGAACAGGAACTCCAGCGCCGCGGTTGGACGCGGGCTGAACTGGCCGACCGCCTGGGCACCCCTGGCCCGGTCGTAGAACGCCTCCTCGACCCAGAGGACCTCACGGTCGACCTCCAGCTCCTGGGACAAGCTGCCGACCTGCTGGGCGAACGCCTGAGCATTACCCTGCGCTGA
- a CDS encoding SMI1/KNR4 family protein: MTQTFPDYRALFTRMVDDLRRDRLFVVERFVLGDPLSLVDIQALETETGYELTNDLRAFYAQMNGLNLKWYLDPNLSDADRKAFLLEFPDVDVENSSDEAASAAIRILPLREVLTRHWGEDVYYEPEMGFHGEALSVEDFHESMRPFDLFSDYRACILAFRQKKNPAVFLLDDHYAIWDESRGTDIRSYLDFILATKGQSDARKRWLSEYGGYDHRVSFGGSFGKNTPSALIR; encoded by the coding sequence ATGACTCAGACCTTCCCCGATTACCGCGCCCTCTTCACACGAATGGTCGATGACCTTCGCCGCGACCGACTGTTCGTGGTCGAGCGGTTCGTCCTAGGCGATCCGCTGAGCTTGGTAGACATCCAAGCACTGGAAACGGAAACCGGTTATGAGCTCACCAACGACCTGCGGGCGTTCTACGCACAGATGAATGGCCTGAACCTGAAGTGGTACCTCGACCCAAACCTGAGTGATGCGGACCGCAAGGCGTTTCTTCTCGAATTCCCTGATGTGGATGTCGAGAACAGCAGTGACGAGGCAGCCTCGGCCGCTATCCGTATTCTGCCACTCCGTGAGGTCCTCACCCGTCACTGGGGTGAGGACGTGTACTACGAACCGGAAATGGGCTTCCATGGGGAAGCACTGAGCGTAGAAGACTTCCACGAAAGTATGCGGCCCTTTGATCTGTTCAGCGACTACCGCGCATGCATTCTGGCCTTCCGACAGAAAAAGAATCCGGCGGTGTTTCTTCTTGACGATCACTACGCGATTTGGGACGAGTCCAGGGGCACAGACATCCGCTCGTACCTCGATTTCATCCTTGCCACGAAAGGGCAGTCCGACGCTCGGAAGCGCTGGCTGTCCGAGTATGGCGGTTACGATCATAGGGTCAGCTTCGGCGGGTCATTCGGGAAGAACACGCCATCAGCCCTCATCAGGTAA
- a CDS encoding helix-turn-helix domain-containing protein: MVHHNPQGKHIGSSFDDFLAEEGLLAEAHAVAQQRIIAFQLEQELQRRGWTRADLADRLGISHLAVDHLLDPEDLTVDLQLLARAADLLGRRLRITLR; encoded by the coding sequence GTGGTGCATCACAACCCCCAAGGCAAGCATATCGGCAGCAGCTTCGACGATTTCCTGGCCGAGGAAGGCCTGCTCGCTGAAGCCCACGCGGTGGCGCAACAACGGATCATCGCCTTCCAACTGGAACAGGAACTCCAGCGCCGCGGCTGGACACGGGCCGACCTGGCCGACCGCCTGGGAATCTCACACCTGGCCGTAGACCACCTGCTCGACCCCGAAGACCTCACGGTCGACCTCCAGCTCCTGGCGCGGGCCGCCGACCTGCTGGGCCGACGCCTGAGGATCACCCTGCGCTGA
- a CDS encoding type II toxin-antitoxin system Phd/YefM family antitoxin has product MDTLHPIDLYTARAQWLTLLSALHEGQAFLITRRGQPFAQLTPIAPSESFPVPMLDPDTAQRIYTLAQAYQTPTLASLLGISEFRMRTLLDTGLADEGLFEVLMELEALAQILFAKGEFAAGRRWLMRPHPKLRHHPPLFALRRSLSGDSDMTMKIMHLAQIDFPTQSVMPHTEPPN; this is encoded by the coding sequence TTGGACACCTTACATCCCATCGACCTCTACACCGCGCGTGCCCAGTGGCTCACCCTACTCAGCGCCCTGCATGAAGGTCAGGCCTTTCTGATCACTCGCCGTGGTCAGCCATTTGCTCAACTGACGCCCATTGCTCCGTCGGAATCCTTTCCCGTACCGATGCTCGACCCGGACACTGCGCAACGCATTTATACCCTCGCACAGGCCTATCAAACTCCGACACTTGCCAGCTTGCTGGGCATTTCCGAGTTCCGGATGCGGACGTTGCTGGATACTGGCCTTGCGGATGAAGGCCTTTTCGAGGTGTTGATGGAGCTCGAGGCACTGGCTCAGATTCTCTTTGCAAAGGGCGAATTTGCAGCCGGCCGGCGTTGGCTCATGCGGCCGCACCCTAAACTGCGGCACCATCCGCCGCTGTTCGCTCTACGCCGATCTCTGTCTGGGGACTCGGATATGACGATGAAAATCATGCACCTCGCTCAGATTGACTTTCCGACACAGAGCGTGATGCCACATACTGAACCTCCGAATTAG
- a CDS encoding tyrosine-type recombinase/integrase, giving the protein MSSFQLPDFSSGPLLQRRPRLHRINDQLTLVYRSDLTLHQPLTLIRKRLVRHVAVATADLYTRHFLDFEEFLIRSEVTWDAAPSTIRQVATRYIQAQGGHVTRRQDHLLASSPISPSTVSTQTLRLRFEALRSIYAEALRSGLYPHDHNPFERVLKMEGHRGLPAAPPSWSGLSQPRNTRSTPQQYFIFRDGVWTPTHLLDPVTLYERVLAAFASSEASLRDQCIVHLLFQGGARVSEVCTLTFHGWRYALNGQEAFGHSFKLRNKGSGHLAIKPVHTDASAGELLRQYFLTERRAVDPLTPEFTAWCQAQGILEGLPAHYHAFLLDTGRSPAEVQLFLNARGDAYTANAFRKGAWRPFLHAAGLEVRPHQARHAFVTQHLRGIDELYLHDPEEHRQARQALAAYMFWRNPIKTFRSYDHSQTEERTLTQLTLVRRCLQQSEGERQLKVGSMARSEFPSELAQRFSRVTGADHK; this is encoded by the coding sequence ATGAGTTCATTTCAGCTTCCGGATTTCTCCTCAGGCCCTCTGCTCCAGCGCCGGCCACGCCTGCATCGCATCAATGACCAGTTGACGCTGGTATACCGCAGCGATTTGACACTCCATCAGCCACTCACGCTGATACGGAAGAGATTGGTGCGGCATGTGGCAGTCGCCACCGCCGACCTCTATACCCGGCATTTTCTCGATTTCGAGGAATTTTTGATCAGGTCGGAGGTCACCTGGGACGCGGCGCCCAGCACCATTCGACAGGTCGCTACGCGATACATCCAGGCTCAGGGAGGACACGTCACCCGGCGCCAGGACCACCTGCTTGCCTCCTCGCCCATCAGTCCAAGCACCGTCTCAACACAGACCCTTCGGCTGCGCTTCGAGGCACTGCGTTCGATCTACGCGGAAGCGCTCCGAAGTGGGTTGTACCCGCACGATCACAATCCGTTCGAGCGCGTCTTGAAAATGGAAGGTCACCGCGGCCTTCCAGCTGCCCCACCCAGTTGGAGCGGGCTCTCCCAGCCCCGCAATACCCGTTCTACGCCGCAGCAGTACTTCATCTTCCGAGATGGGGTGTGGACGCCCACCCACCTGCTGGATCCAGTCACGCTCTACGAACGTGTGCTCGCCGCATTTGCAAGCTCAGAGGCTTCCTTGCGAGACCAGTGCATCGTGCACCTGTTGTTTCAGGGGGGTGCGCGAGTTAGTGAAGTCTGCACCCTGACCTTCCATGGATGGAGGTATGCGCTGAACGGTCAGGAAGCTTTCGGACATAGCTTCAAGCTCCGTAACAAAGGATCAGGTCACTTGGCCATCAAACCAGTTCATACCGACGCGTCAGCGGGAGAGCTCCTCCGTCAATACTTCCTGACCGAGCGGCGGGCGGTGGATCCGCTAACACCTGAGTTCACCGCCTGGTGCCAGGCCCAAGGCATCCTCGAAGGTCTGCCGGCTCACTATCACGCATTTTTGCTAGATACAGGCCGCTCACCCGCAGAAGTTCAACTCTTCCTCAATGCCAGAGGAGATGCGTACACCGCAAATGCTTTCCGTAAGGGGGCATGGCGACCCTTTCTACACGCAGCCGGGCTCGAGGTTCGGCCGCATCAGGCTAGGCACGCCTTCGTGACCCAACACTTGCGGGGCATTGACGAACTGTATTTGCATGATCCCGAAGAGCACCGTCAGGCCAGGCAAGCTCTCGCGGCTTACATGTTCTGGAGAAACCCTATAAAAACGTTCCGCAGTTACGACCATAGCCAAACAGAGGAACGGACCTTGACACAACTGACCCTGGTCAGGCGTTGCCTTCAGCAGTCGGAGGGTGAGCGCCAGCTTAAGGTCGGATCCATGGCTCGTTCCGAGTTTCCAAGTGAACTGGCTCAGCGCTTTTCTCGCGTGACTGGAGCAGATCACAAGTGA
- a CDS encoding integrase, whose amino-acid sequence MKGGQIRAIHHWQAMFEDKTTAPSSVFQVLPKKFLEECRKSGVSSKFQFKKCTSLIKSSEWRDELSLIFICFVIDTRFIEKSETYNLIKSCANYLAECSRIAGGKDQVRHDYHLKPRYAREYLEIFRTKHATRLNDQLILAIEVVEGVLGNLPKRESQALSHFQLGMTSEELYDDLRPNTLETLRSLLPQDLQFLRATIFDPDYKGQAPNRLLLRFLCQQLTIAEFSWSVHLILYAAISLSKDKSQPSIIEKLNDTYRFLFFLDTVNYREDSAFDIRTRVIPKYQNEITRTLASHPDLRDYVVSWRAVISLGLKIPSAHQKKDWKDIINQTLYKKYLQFFIIDQFIFSSSDELQNKLTTYLWKWKNSPYFSQLVLLAIGLVSNQEHRPASAMHIVRGLRLLLERVAEEEMGTLNAKAILKVLESSAPDDPQGTARLMLLATAYRGAWQSQQTFLLRQQGPAEMPSDLLLPELPRSIVFSRQENSARVLRQERRQSAIDRVAESWDELHRWADYQLVALRAVMLAFHEVTWNQDPRYAPAPQPLDVAISGHGETWHFTIWTGKLFHSHAFRQQTESNIPEEHFFLEYRGVSGVAEPQGLWCADLFRTWFCMEAARRFEATWGRSTEWLRSVDPGVLNLGRSLSQVLRPSVKALQAQGHPVPCIFRPESVYRAALFGALAMRLSREGAHRGHESLQLRNDQDYLFLHTHRDQETIFMKLLPKGHKGTRSRPETPAYKVVSVAALRCLEALQHHRWLTGEESSASRMGKAGQYAFQVNQRVISLQSLNVCLRFLTYGFGMTSQAEPDRVLNLTSHLLRYGFAINARQKGIHLDDLALALNHKNVLTSAYYGRPTSLQQRNTLARVARQVSGQSMSEMSPDLPEVLLDDFWPLASHGEASSFEQWLQEIEQDLERREMALIQQMRGLS is encoded by the coding sequence GTGAAGGGTGGACAGATCCGCGCCATTCACCACTGGCAGGCCATGTTTGAAGATAAAACTACAGCTCCTAGTAGCGTGTTTCAAGTGCTTCCAAAGAAATTTTTGGAGGAATGTAGAAAAAGTGGAGTATCATCGAAATTTCAATTTAAGAAGTGTACATCTCTCATTAAATCTAGCGAGTGGAGAGATGAATTATCATTGATTTTTATTTGCTTCGTAATCGACACAAGATTTATTGAAAAAAGCGAAACCTATAATTTAATCAAATCGTGTGCAAATTATCTTGCTGAATGTTCTCGAATTGCAGGAGGTAAAGATCAAGTTCGCCATGATTATCATCTTAAGCCGCGCTATGCTCGCGAATATCTAGAAATATTCCGTACCAAGCATGCAACGCGACTCAATGACCAACTCATTCTAGCCATCGAGGTTGTGGAAGGAGTACTAGGAAATCTGCCAAAGCGTGAGTCTCAAGCGCTTTCTCATTTTCAACTCGGAATGACGAGCGAAGAGCTATATGATGACCTTCGACCTAATACACTGGAAACACTACGCAGTCTTTTGCCCCAAGATTTACAATTTCTACGAGCAACAATATTCGATCCTGACTATAAAGGACAAGCACCAAATAGGCTATTGCTGAGATTCCTTTGTCAGCAGTTGACAATAGCCGAGTTTAGTTGGAGTGTGCATTTAATTTTGTATGCAGCCATAAGTTTATCAAAGGACAAATCTCAACCTTCGATAATTGAAAAACTCAACGATACATACAGATTTTTATTTTTTCTTGATACTGTTAATTATCGGGAGGACAGTGCATTTGATATTCGAACCCGAGTTATTCCCAAGTATCAAAATGAGATAACACGCACCCTTGCATCACATCCTGATCTTAGAGATTACGTAGTATCTTGGCGCGCCGTTATATCCTTAGGTTTAAAAATACCATCTGCTCATCAAAAAAAGGATTGGAAAGATATAATTAACCAAACATTATACAAAAAATACCTTCAATTTTTTATTATAGACCAATTCATTTTTTCCTCCAGCGATGAGCTTCAGAATAAGTTGACCACTTATCTTTGGAAGTGGAAAAATTCACCGTACTTCTCTCAGCTCGTCCTACTGGCTATAGGTCTGGTTTCAAACCAGGAACATCGTCCTGCGTCTGCCATGCATATCGTGCGGGGACTGCGTCTACTCCTTGAGCGCGTGGCTGAAGAGGAGATGGGGACGTTGAACGCGAAGGCAATTCTCAAGGTACTTGAGTCCAGTGCACCGGACGATCCACAAGGCACGGCTCGACTAATGCTACTGGCTACAGCCTATCGAGGCGCTTGGCAATCACAGCAGACGTTCCTGCTGCGGCAGCAAGGTCCAGCAGAAATGCCAAGCGACCTGCTGCTCCCAGAACTTCCTCGGTCCATTGTTTTCAGCCGTCAGGAGAACTCGGCGCGGGTTCTGCGCCAAGAGCGCCGTCAGTCGGCGATCGACAGGGTTGCGGAGTCGTGGGATGAGCTCCATCGCTGGGCGGATTATCAGCTTGTGGCTTTACGGGCAGTCATGCTGGCATTCCATGAAGTCACATGGAATCAGGACCCACGATATGCGCCAGCTCCTCAGCCCTTGGATGTCGCTATCTCGGGCCATGGAGAGACTTGGCATTTCACGATCTGGACTGGGAAACTTTTTCACAGCCACGCATTTCGACAGCAAACTGAGTCGAACATTCCGGAGGAGCATTTTTTTCTGGAATATCGAGGAGTCTCGGGGGTGGCAGAGCCGCAGGGTCTGTGGTGTGCAGACCTCTTTCGCACCTGGTTCTGTATGGAGGCAGCTCGGCGCTTTGAGGCGACCTGGGGACGTTCAACCGAGTGGCTTCGGTCAGTAGATCCTGGTGTGCTAAATCTTGGCAGATCGCTCAGCCAGGTCCTACGCCCATCAGTGAAGGCACTTCAGGCGCAGGGACACCCAGTGCCCTGTATCTTTCGGCCTGAATCCGTGTACCGCGCCGCCCTATTTGGCGCACTGGCCATGCGCCTGAGCCGCGAGGGAGCGCATCGGGGCCATGAGTCGCTGCAACTGCGCAATGATCAGGATTACCTATTTCTCCATACCCACCGGGACCAGGAAACCATTTTCATGAAGCTGCTCCCAAAGGGGCATAAGGGAACGCGAAGTCGGCCAGAGACACCTGCCTATAAGGTCGTGTCGGTCGCGGCCCTTAGATGCCTAGAAGCTTTGCAGCACCATCGTTGGCTAACGGGAGAGGAATCTAGCGCGTCTCGCATGGGGAAAGCTGGGCAATACGCGTTCCAGGTCAATCAAAGAGTCATCTCCCTTCAGAGCCTCAATGTCTGTCTCCGGTTCTTGACGTACGGTTTCGGAATGACCAGCCAGGCCGAACCGGACCGGGTGTTGAACCTGACCTCACATCTGCTGCGATACGGCTTTGCCATCAATGCCCGTCAAAAGGGCATTCACCTCGATGATCTAGCCCTGGCACTGAACCACAAAAATGTGCTGACCTCCGCCTACTACGGTCGGCCCACTAGTCTGCAGCAGAGGAACACCCTGGCTCGTGTGGCTCGGCAGGTCAGTGGCCAGTCCATGTCAGAGATGAGCCCAGATTTGCCAGAAGTTCTCCTGGACGACTTCTGGCCACTTGCATCTCATGGGGAAGCCTCGTCTTTTGAGCAATGGCTACAGGAGATAGAGCAGGATCTGGAACGGCGGGAGATGGCATTGATTCAGCAGATGCGGGGGTTGAGCTGA
- a CDS encoding helix-turn-helix domain-containing protein, protein MTKKPNIIAERLRLARRLHTPPMTMEATSARVLELSGYSITKTMLIRIENHQRSVYDFEVLALAEALDVDVRFLLGLIDEPKARPDSEPS, encoded by the coding sequence TTGACGAAGAAGCCGAACATTATTGCCGAGCGTCTCCGCCTTGCCCGCCGTCTCCACACCCCACCCATGACCATGGAAGCCACCAGCGCCCGGGTCCTCGAACTCAGTGGGTACAGCATCACCAAAACAATGCTGATCCGGATCGAGAACCATCAGCGTTCGGTATACGACTTCGAGGTCCTTGCCCTTGCAGAAGCACTGGACGTGGACGTCCGGTTTCTCCTAGGCCTCATTGACGAGCCCAAGGCGAGACCAGATTCTGAGCCCAGCTGA